One genomic window of Leishmania major strain Friedlin complete genome, chromosome 15 includes the following:
- a CDS encoding putative glutaminyl-tRNA synthetase, translating into MAGPAAAEVKEMETKRDLSILQSGRPVPGCRNTRELLETHEKVTGGKPYFRFPPEPNGFLHIGHAKSMNLNFGSARAHGGKCYLRYDDTNPESEDQVYIDAIMEMVNWMGWKPDWVTFSSDYFDQLHTFAVQLIKDGKAYVDHSTPDELKQQREQREDSPWRNRSVEENLLLFKHMRQGRYAEGEATLRVKADMKSDNPNMRDFIAYRVKYVEHPHVKDKWCIYPSYDFTHCLIDSLEDIDYSLCTLEFETRRESYFWLLNELNLWRPHVWEFSRLNVTGSLLSKRKINVLVRKGIVRGFDDPRLLTLAGMRRRGYTPAAINRFCELVGITRSMNVIQISMLENTLREDLDERCERRLMVIDPIKVVVDNWKGERIFECPNHPRKPELGGRALTFTDTFYVDRSDFRTEDNNNKFYGLAPGPRVVGLKYSGNVVCKSFEVDANGQSMVIHVDIDFERKDKPKTNISWVSATACTPVEVRLYNALLKDDRAAIDPEFLKFIDENSEVVSHGYAEKGVENFKHFESIQVERFGYFVVDPDTKVDHLVMNRVLGLREDKSKATVGEPVPTKRK; encoded by the coding sequence ATGGCGGGACCGGCAGCTGCGGAAGTGAAAGAAATGGAGACGAAGCGCGACCTGTCGATCCTGCAGAGCGGCCGTCCCGTCCCGGGGTGCCGGAACACGCGCGAGCTGCTCGAGACGCACGAGAAGGTCACCGGCGGGAAGCCGTACTTTCGCTTTCCTCCGGAGCCAAATGGCTTCCTGCACATTGGCCATGCCAAGAGCATGAACCTCAACTtcggcagcgcacgcgcgcacggtgGCAAGTGCTACCTGCGCTACGACGATACGAACCCCGAGTCGGAGGATCAGGTCTACATTGATGCTATCATGGAGATGGTGAACTGGATGGGGTGGAAACCGGACTGGGTCACCTTTTCCTCCGACTACTTCGACCAGCTGCACACCTTCGCCGTGCAGCTCATCAAGGATGGGAAGGCCTACGTCGATCACAGCACGCCAGACgagctgaagcagcagcgggagcagcgcgaggacaGCCCGTGGCGCAACCGCAGCGTCGAGGAGAATCTGCTCCTCTTCAAGCACATGCGCCAGGGCCGTTACGCTGAGGGCGAGGCGACGCTTCGCGTGAAGGCCGATATGAAGAGCGACAACCCGAACATGCGCGACTTCATTGCGTACCGCGTCAAGTACGTCGAGCACCCGCACGTCAAGGACAAGTGGTGCATCTACCCAAGCTACGACTTCACCCACTGCCTCATCGACTCGCTCGAGGACATCGACTACAGCCTGTGTACGCTGGAGTTCGAGACGCGCCGCGAGAGCTACTTCTGGCTGCTGAACGAGCTCAACCTGTGGCGTCCGCACGTGTGGGAGTTCAGCCGCCTGAACGTGACGGGCTCGCTGCTCTCGAAGCGTAAGATCAACGTGCTGGTGCGCAAGGGCATTGTCCGCGGGTTTGACGACCCCCGTCTGCTCACCCTTGCCGGCATGCGTCGCCGCGGGTACACTCCGGCCGCCATTAACCGCTTCTGCGAGCTGGTTGGTATCACCCGCTCCATGAATGTAATTCAGATCAGCATGCTGGAGAACACCCTGCGCGAGGACCTCGACGAGCGCTGCGAGCGCCGGCTGATGGTGATTGACCCAATCAAAGTGGTGGTGGACAACTGGAAGGGCGAGCGAATCTTCGAGTGCCCGAACCATCCGCGCAAGCCTGAGCTCGGTGGCCGCGCCTTGACATTTACGGACACCTTCTACGTCGACCGCAGCGACTTCCGCACAgaagacaacaacaacaagtTCTACGGACTCGCCCCTGGCCCACGCGTGGTGGGCCTCAAGTACTCAGGCAACGTTGTGTGCAAGAGCTTCGAGGTGGACGCCAATGGACAGTCGATGGTGATTCATGTAGACATCGACTTCGAGCGCAAGGACAAGCCGAAGACAAATATCTCCTGGGTGAGTGCGACGGCATGTACGCCGGTGGAGGTGCGCTTGTACAACGCGCTCCTCAAGGACGACCGTGCCGCCATCGATCCCGAGTTTCTCAAGTTCATCGACGAGAACAGTGAGGTGGTGTCGCACGGGTACGCGGAGAAGGGCGTCGAGAATTTCAAGCACTTCGAGTCGATCCAGGTGGAACGCTTCGGGTACTTCGTCGTCGACCCTGATACGAAGGTCGACCACCTCGTCATGAACCGAGTGCTGGGCCTGCGCGAGGACAAAAGCAAGGCCACCGTTGGCGAGCCGGTGCCTACGAAGAGGAAGTAG